GGCCACTAATGAAGCCGATTCCGTAATCAATTTTGACGATGTCCTCTTGGAATGATAGCTTTGCATAAGAATGATACATTGATGTGTCACATGGCCTATATCTTTATGTTAAAATGGAGAAGATTGACTGTATAGAGATAAAAGGGGGAAGATATGGAAGGAAAAGAATGGTATCTTGAATACGAGATTCAGCGTGATCGTCCAGGGTTGCTCGGTGATGTCGCGTCCCTTTTAGGCATGTTAGGCATAAATATTATAACCATTAATGGTGTCGATAATTTACGACGTGGCATGCTTCTAAGAAGTGATGAAAGCCAGCAGATAGAAAATTTAGAAGCGATACTTTCAAATATGGAAAACATTACGATCACAAAGCTCCGGTCGCCAAAACTCCGTGACAGACTGGCTGTTCGTCATGGTCGGTACATTCAGCGAGATGCGGACGACAAAAAGACATTTCGGTTTGAGCGTGATGAGCTTGGTTTGCTTGTTGATTTTATGGCAGAGCTTTTTAAACAGGATGGTCACCGTCTTATTGGCGTGCGCGGGATGCCTAGAGTTGGCAAAACCGAATCGGTCGTTGCCTCAAGTGTTTGTGCGAACAAACGCTGGTTGTTCATATCATCGACAATGTTAAAGCAAACCATTCGTGACCAACTTATCGACGGCGAGTATGCCGAAGACCAAATTTACATCATTGATGGCATTGTTTCTGCACGAAGGCACTCAGAGAAACATTGGCAGCTTGTGCGAGAAATGATGCGTATGCCGGTAACGAAAGTTGTTGAACACCCTGATATTTTCGTGGAAGCAACCGAATATGATATGAACGACTTTGATTATATTATTGAGCTTCGATCGACTCCGGACGAAGAGATTACATACAAAAATGTGGATTGGCGACCGCATGACGATTTTAGCGGTCCACACCAGTTTGATTTTTAGTCTAAGTGTGGCAGGTGTTTCCTATGACGGAACTAGGACAGTATTTAAAAGAGCATCGTCTGACGCAGCAGTTAACACTCAATGAGCTGCAAACACGCACAAAAATACAAGCGCGTTATCTTCAGGCGATTGAAGAAGGAAATTATGATGCATTGCCAGGGCATTTTTATGCACGTGCATTCGTGAAGCAATATGCAGAGGCGGTAGGACTATCACCAGATGAAGTGTTTGAAGCCTACGAAAAAGACCTTCCGCAGCATAAAGTGCCTGATGAGCTCCCGAGTCGTTTGGCACGGTCTAAAAGCACGATGCATGTATCAGCAGGACGGTCAAAATTCGCACGCGTATTCCCGAAGATTCTTATTGTGCTCGTCTTCTTAATTGCTGTTATCCTCGTGTATACGTTCATACAAAGAGCGACACCAAATGAATCGGCAGACGCTAATCAGGATAATTCGCCAACTGTCGTATTAGATGAAGGCAATCCGTCTACAACAGAAGAGGATCCAGACGTTCCTGACAGCGCTGCGGATAGTGAAGGCATGGGCACTTCTTCTGGTGAGGATGAGAAAACGGATGAGTCTACGACAAATGAGGAAACCACAGAACCAGTATTAACAGTAACTCCTACGACAGACCAAGGCGTCACAACAACTTACGAGCTCACAAATGCACCAGATTCGTTTGAATTGACCTTTGAGGTGACGGGTAGAGCCTACATTGGTGTTCGCACAGCTGACAGAAGCATAATAGAACAAAATACACTGTCTCCGGAATCAGGCGAATGGACAGTGGATATGAGCCAACACGACACGATCAACCTTCGCTTGCCTAGAGCTTATGATACAAAAGTGACTGTGAATGGAATTCCTCTTCAATATGAGGTGTCACCAACTGAGCAAAAGGATCAAACGATTGTGATTACAAAGGCAGGGAATGAAACGGTCGAAGGCGAATAAAAGGAATGGTCAAAAACCTGGCTGTCGCGTCAGGTTTTTTGATGTACACGAATTATCAAAGGTACATATAGTGCAAGATTAACTTTTTAAGAAGGAGGACGACGTTATGAATTTGCCGAATAAAATTACAGTTGGAAGAATATTTCTCATTCCCGTTTTTATGGTGTTTATGCTTGTTCCTCTACCTTTTGGAGCCGTTGAGATTGGCGAAATTACGTTTCCAATTGCCCATATGATTGGCGCATTTATTTTTGTTTTCGCATCGTTAACCGACTGGGTGGATGGCTATTTGGCGAGAAAACACAACTTGGTCACTAATTTCGGAAAATTTATGGACCCTCTAGCAGATAAATTACTTGTGTCTGCTGCGCTGCTTATTTTGATTGAAATGGGGGATGTTCCAGCTTGGATCGCCATTGTCATTATAAGTCGTGAGTTTGCTGTTACGGGTCTTCGCTTAATCGCTGCTGCAGATGGCACGGTGTTAGCTGCAAGCCAGTTGGCGAAGTTTAAAACGTGGACACAGATGATCGCGATTGTGGCGTTTTTACTTTACAATCTTCCATTCGCACTTTTTAATTTTCCATTTGCCACTATTGCACTATGGGTTTGTTTATTTTTCACTGTCATTTCTGGTTGGGATTACTTTGTGAAAAACAAGGAAGTCGTTCTTTCATCAAAATAACAAAGGGGTTTTCATATGAATGCTGAAATCATCGCTGTTGGATCAGAGCTACTGCTCGGTCAGATCGCCAATACGAACGCGCAGTTTATTTCAAAAGAACTCGCAGAGGTCGGCATTAATGTGTATTTCCATACGGTTGTTGGAGACAATCCTCAGCGACTAAAGCATGTGATTGAAACAGCGGAGCAACGTGCCGACGTCTTGCTTTTTACTGGGGGACTTGGTCCAACAAAGGATGACTTAACAAAAGAAACTGTTGCGCGTCATCTTGGCGTCCAGCTTGTTCATGATCCAGAAGCTTTGCACTATATTGAAGACTACTTTGCTTCTGTAAACCGTCAAATGACCCCAAACAACCGCAAGCAGGCGCTCGTTCTGGAGGGCTGTGAGGTGTTGAAAAACACGACCGGTATGGCACCGGGTATGGCACTGACTAAGCAAGGCAAAGTGTACCTTATGTTTCCTGGACCCCCACACGAGCTTCAGCCAATGTTTCTAAAAAGTGCTCTGCCTTATTTGACCAATACCTTTCCTGAGCTGGATCGCATTGAGTCACGAGTGCTCCGTTTTACAGGTATCGGTGAGTCGCAGCTTGAGCATGAGTTGGAGGATCTCCTTAGTGCCCAAACGAACCCGACGATTGCGCCACTCGCAAAGCCCGGAGAAGTCACCTTGCGTTTAACGGTAAAGCACCGAGATCCGCAGGAGGCCAAGCGACTTCTTGATGCGTGTGAAGAGAAAATCAAAGCGCGCGTGGGTGAATATCTTTACGGCTATGGAGAGACAATGCTTCCTGAAGCACTCGTTCACACGCTCAAAGAAAAACAACAGACGGTTGCTGCGGCAGAGAGTTTAACAGGAGGCATGTTTGCCGATGCACTGATTGCCGTCCCAGGTGCGTCAAGCGTTGTTAAGGGAGGCGTCGTGTGTTACCATCCCGATCTAAAAGTTTCATTGCTCTCAATCCAACCAGACGTAATAAAGACGTATGGAACGGTCAGCGAAGAGTGCGCGAAGGCGATGGCGGAAAACATTCGGCGAATCGCTGGAGCTTCAATTGGAATTGGCTTCACTGGCGTAGCAGGACCAGATGATTTGGAAGGGAAAGCACCAGGTACCGTCTACATAGCCGTAGCCACTGAAAATGGCACTACCGTGGATTCTTTTCGATTTGCAGGGTCGCGTGCGTCTGTCCGAAACCGTGCCGTCCGTCAAGGCATGGCGTTGCTCCTACGCGGGGAATAGTCAAAACAGTGCTCCTTGTTCGTTTGAACAAAGATGCACTGTTTTCATTTTTTGTGTTTTTGCTTCCCTTCAAAAACAACGACAGAATGGTCGTCTTTGC
This window of the Aureibacillus halotolerans genome carries:
- a CDS encoding competence/damage-inducible protein A encodes the protein MNAEIIAVGSELLLGQIANTNAQFISKELAEVGINVYFHTVVGDNPQRLKHVIETAEQRADVLLFTGGLGPTKDDLTKETVARHLGVQLVHDPEALHYIEDYFASVNRQMTPNNRKQALVLEGCEVLKNTTGMAPGMALTKQGKVYLMFPGPPHELQPMFLKSALPYLTNTFPELDRIESRVLRFTGIGESQLEHELEDLLSAQTNPTIAPLAKPGEVTLRLTVKHRDPQEAKRLLDACEEKIKARVGEYLYGYGETMLPEALVHTLKEKQQTVAAAESLTGGMFADALIAVPGASSVVKGGVVCYHPDLKVSLLSIQPDVIKTYGTVSEECAKAMAENIRRIAGASIGIGFTGVAGPDDLEGKAPGTVYIAVATENGTTVDSFRFAGSRASVRNRAVRQGMALLLRGE
- the pgsA gene encoding CDP-diacylglycerol--glycerol-3-phosphate 3-phosphatidyltransferase, giving the protein MNLPNKITVGRIFLIPVFMVFMLVPLPFGAVEIGEITFPIAHMIGAFIFVFASLTDWVDGYLARKHNLVTNFGKFMDPLADKLLVSAALLILIEMGDVPAWIAIVIISREFAVTGLRLIAAADGTVLAASQLAKFKTWTQMIAIVAFLLYNLPFALFNFPFATIALWVCLFFTVISGWDYFVKNKEVVLSSK
- a CDS encoding YmfK family protein — translated: MEGKEWYLEYEIQRDRPGLLGDVASLLGMLGINIITINGVDNLRRGMLLRSDESQQIENLEAILSNMENITITKLRSPKLRDRLAVRHGRYIQRDADDKKTFRFERDELGLLVDFMAELFKQDGHRLIGVRGMPRVGKTESVVASSVCANKRWLFISSTMLKQTIRDQLIDGEYAEDQIYIIDGIVSARRHSEKHWQLVREMMRMPVTKVVEHPDIFVEATEYDMNDFDYIIELRSTPDEEITYKNVDWRPHDDFSGPHQFDF
- a CDS encoding helix-turn-helix domain-containing protein, producing MTELGQYLKEHRLTQQLTLNELQTRTKIQARYLQAIEEGNYDALPGHFYARAFVKQYAEAVGLSPDEVFEAYEKDLPQHKVPDELPSRLARSKSTMHVSAGRSKFARVFPKILIVLVFLIAVILVYTFIQRATPNESADANQDNSPTVVLDEGNPSTTEEDPDVPDSAADSEGMGTSSGEDEKTDESTTNEETTEPVLTVTPTTDQGVTTTYELTNAPDSFELTFEVTGRAYIGVRTADRSIIEQNTLSPESGEWTVDMSQHDTINLRLPRAYDTKVTVNGIPLQYEVSPTEQKDQTIVITKAGNETVEGE